A section of the Ruania halotolerans genome encodes:
- a CDS encoding extracellular solute-binding protein has translation MQNFPLTRRHLLSAMGVGAGTAALAACTGPVSADGGGEGAASNLRSGFSQAALGEIPSEYQGRTNILFWAPWTGGLFEAMTEQFAMFNEAQTEIYAAIESVGGYADLNTAFTAALQARAVPDMVCFPEMQWLQFYFAGALTPLDSHFDDEWNLDVYLQNFIGESKAGDETYVVPFARSTPLFYYNKSLFNELGLPVDTQYTWSQLREFGAEIASVQSSGQEIKTFAYSGGDAWFANSWLWAFDGVWSDGFQVMPDEAKVSELMTFANEWVHVDGNAYMAQDSHTDFQTGLVAAVHGSTASMRGLTEAVDFELGAAFMPGEVNQPPTVPTGGSGFSLVRTESQERQDATAELLKFLATPAMSGKWHIDSGYVPIVQAAADEPQVQELHATDPNFTVAIQQMENAQTVAPVNWFQSGTAALSEAFASLTGDDADVQATIDTLRGEYEGILEDNREDLEALGIS, from the coding sequence GTGCAGAACTTCCCTCTGACCCGCCGCCACCTGCTCTCCGCCATGGGCGTGGGCGCCGGCACCGCGGCCCTGGCTGCGTGCACCGGCCCTGTCTCCGCCGACGGCGGCGGCGAAGGCGCGGCCAGCAATTTGCGTAGCGGCTTCAGCCAGGCTGCCCTCGGCGAGATCCCCTCGGAGTATCAGGGGCGTACGAACATCCTGTTCTGGGCGCCGTGGACCGGTGGGCTCTTCGAGGCCATGACCGAGCAGTTTGCGATGTTCAACGAGGCCCAGACCGAGATTTACGCCGCTATCGAATCGGTGGGCGGCTATGCGGACCTCAACACCGCATTCACTGCCGCGCTGCAGGCCCGGGCGGTTCCGGATATGGTCTGCTTCCCGGAGATGCAGTGGCTGCAGTTCTACTTCGCCGGGGCGCTCACTCCACTCGATTCGCACTTCGACGACGAGTGGAACCTGGACGTCTACCTGCAGAACTTCATCGGCGAGAGCAAGGCCGGCGATGAGACCTACGTGGTGCCCTTCGCCCGCTCCACACCGCTGTTCTACTACAACAAGAGCCTGTTCAACGAACTCGGTCTGCCGGTGGATACCCAGTACACCTGGTCCCAGTTGCGCGAGTTCGGTGCCGAGATCGCCTCAGTACAGAGTTCAGGCCAGGAGATCAAGACCTTCGCGTACTCAGGCGGGGACGCGTGGTTCGCGAACTCCTGGCTGTGGGCTTTCGACGGCGTCTGGTCCGACGGCTTCCAGGTCATGCCGGATGAGGCGAAGGTCAGCGAGTTGATGACGTTCGCGAACGAGTGGGTGCACGTCGACGGCAACGCGTACATGGCTCAGGACTCGCACACCGACTTCCAGACCGGCCTGGTGGCCGCCGTGCACGGATCCACCGCCTCCATGCGCGGACTCACCGAGGCCGTCGACTTCGAACTCGGTGCCGCGTTCATGCCCGGTGAGGTGAACCAGCCCCCGACGGTACCCACCGGCGGTTCCGGCTTCTCCCTGGTACGGACCGAATCGCAGGAACGTCAGGACGCCACCGCCGAGTTGCTGAAGTTTCTCGCCACCCCCGCAATGTCCGGAAAGTGGCACATCGATTCCGGATACGTGCCGATCGTGCAGGCGGCGGCGGACGAACCGCAGGTGCAGGAGCTGCACGCGACCGACCCGAACTTCACCGTGGCGATTCAGCAGATGGAGAACGCTCAGACGGTGGCACCGGTGAACTGGTTCCAGTCCGGAACTGCTGCACTGAGCGAGGCGTTCGCGTCCCTCACGGGTGACGACGCCGATGTGCAGGCGACCATCGACACCCTGCGGGGAGAGTACGAGGGAATCCTCGAGGACAACCGCGAGGACCTTGAGGCCCTGGGCATCTCGTGA
- a CDS encoding carbohydrate ABC transporter permease, translating into MSLTLDRKDESAAASRTATPPEGPPGARNLSGAHGGGRTRRRRGPRRPLPAAMALYVLIAATFALFAVPLYWLFSSALKPEHEIYTYPLTWVPSALEWSNFSEAWTSAPFGAFLQNSIITTVVGTGLEIGVALLSAYAFAFVYFRGKMLVFALMVGSLMLPGHITLLVNYITISNLGWLNTYQGLILPGIGSAFAMFLIYQQMRQVPEELVDAAKMDGAGHLRRMSTVVIPICRPMILTATLIVLITKWNDFVWPLIVTSTSDMRTLPIGLMFLRSQEGYDAWGPVMAGTVIVAAPMLLVFFIAQRRIIGGITAGAIKG; encoded by the coding sequence ATGAGCCTCACTCTGGACCGCAAAGACGAGTCAGCCGCGGCATCACGAACCGCCACCCCGCCCGAGGGGCCGCCCGGCGCACGAAACCTCTCTGGCGCACACGGCGGCGGGCGCACGCGACGCCGTCGGGGACCGCGGCGGCCATTGCCTGCCGCGATGGCGCTGTACGTGCTCATCGCCGCGACATTCGCGCTGTTCGCGGTGCCGCTGTACTGGCTGTTCAGTTCCGCCCTGAAGCCGGAGCATGAGATCTACACCTACCCACTCACCTGGGTGCCCAGCGCACTGGAATGGAGCAATTTCAGCGAGGCGTGGACCTCGGCGCCGTTCGGTGCCTTCCTGCAGAACTCGATCATCACCACTGTGGTGGGCACCGGCCTGGAGATCGGGGTCGCGCTCCTCTCGGCGTACGCGTTCGCGTTCGTCTACTTCCGCGGCAAGATGCTCGTCTTCGCGCTGATGGTCGGCTCGCTCATGCTGCCCGGGCACATCACTCTGCTGGTCAACTACATCACCATCTCGAACTTGGGATGGCTGAACACGTACCAGGGTCTGATCCTGCCGGGCATCGGCTCCGCATTCGCGATGTTCCTCATCTATCAGCAGATGCGTCAGGTGCCCGAGGAGCTCGTGGACGCGGCCAAGATGGATGGCGCCGGCCATCTGCGGCGGATGAGCACGGTGGTGATCCCGATCTGCCGCCCGATGATCCTGACTGCCACGTTGATCGTGCTGATCACGAAGTGGAACGACTTCGTCTGGCCACTGATCGTCACCTCCACCTCCGATATGCGGACCCTGCCGATCGGGTTGATGTTCCTGCGTAGCCAGGAGGGCTACGACGCCTGGGGTCCGGTGATGGCCGGCACCGTGATCGTGGCTGCGCCGATGCTCCTCGTCTTCTTCATCGCCCAGCGCCGCATCATCGGTGGTATCACCGCCGGTGCGATCAAGGGCTGA
- a CDS encoding carbohydrate ABC transporter permease — translation MTTLLQPIEGIRPRSSKSAVPQRTSPQIRRRNRKDGLLFWALILPNLVAIVVFGYYPTVYNFVLSFTDWDFVQPAPVVVGFENYVELFQSGSMLMDALRNTAIFVLVAVIGTLFGGMAIGALLAQRLRFSGLVRTIAFAPHMLPGAAIGVLWLFMFDPNYGLSRWLFSMFGMESPSWTTTSDFSLWSITIAYAWQRLGFVAIIYYTAILDLPKDIYEAAALDGARGWGLFRYTTLPLLSPVTFFLTITGIIAAAQTFDIIATLTNGGPGTSSTTLPWMIYDQAFVDFNIGTSAATATVMFALLLVVTLVQTKYASKQVHYS, via the coding sequence ATGACCACGCTGCTCCAACCCATCGAGGGAATACGCCCTCGGAGTTCGAAAAGCGCAGTCCCGCAGCGCACGTCACCGCAGATCCGCCGCCGCAACCGCAAGGACGGATTGCTCTTCTGGGCGCTGATCCTGCCCAACCTGGTCGCGATCGTGGTTTTCGGCTACTACCCGACTGTGTACAACTTCGTCCTCAGCTTCACTGACTGGGATTTCGTTCAACCGGCGCCGGTCGTCGTCGGGTTCGAGAACTACGTGGAACTGTTCCAGTCCGGTTCCATGCTGATGGACGCGCTGCGCAACACCGCGATCTTCGTGCTCGTCGCGGTGATCGGCACGTTGTTCGGTGGGATGGCGATCGGCGCTCTGCTCGCTCAGCGGCTGCGCTTCTCCGGCCTGGTACGCACGATCGCGTTTGCCCCGCACATGCTGCCCGGCGCCGCAATCGGTGTGCTGTGGCTGTTCATGTTCGATCCGAACTACGGCCTCAGCCGGTGGCTGTTCTCCATGTTCGGGATGGAGTCACCGAGCTGGACCACCACCTCGGACTTCTCACTCTGGTCGATCACCATCGCGTACGCCTGGCAGCGCCTGGGCTTCGTGGCGATCATCTACTACACAGCGATCCTCGACCTGCCCAAGGACATCTACGAGGCCGCGGCCCTCGATGGTGCACGCGGGTGGGGCTTGTTCCGTTACACCACGCTTCCGCTGCTGAGCCCTGTGACGTTCTTCCTCACCATCACCGGCATCATCGCGGCCGCGCAGACATTCGACATCATCGCCACACTCACCAACGGCGGCCCCGGCACGTCCAGCACCACGTTGCCGTGGATGATCTACGACCAGGCATTCGTGGACTTCAACATCGGCACCTCCGCCGCCACGGCCACGGTGATGTTCGCACTGCTGCTCGTGGTGACCCTCGTCCAGACCAAGTACGCGAGCAAGCAGGTGCATTACTCATGA
- a CDS encoding ABC transporter permease, with the protein MTSYALSDTRALTGRSLRHILRSPDTIITTAVTPIALMLLFVYVLGGAITTGTDQSYINYMLPGILLITIASGIAYTAYRLFLDMQGGIFERFQSMPIARSSVLWAHVLTSVAANLASIVIVTGVALLMGFRTGASVGAWLAVAGVLILFTVALTWVAVIAGLSAKTVDGASAFSYPLIFLPFISSAFVPTASMPGPVAWFAEHQPVTAIVNTLRALFTQQPVGNEIWIALAWLVGILVVAYTAANMIYRGKIS; encoded by the coding sequence ATGACCAGCTACGCCCTGAGCGACACCCGCGCCCTCACCGGCCGGTCATTGCGCCACATCCTGCGCAGCCCCGACACGATCATCACCACGGCGGTCACGCCGATCGCGCTGATGCTGCTGTTCGTGTACGTGCTCGGCGGTGCGATCACCACCGGAACGGACCAGTCGTACATCAACTACATGCTGCCCGGCATCCTGCTCATCACGATCGCCTCAGGTATCGCCTACACCGCGTACCGGTTGTTTCTCGATATGCAGGGCGGCATCTTCGAACGCTTCCAGTCCATGCCGATCGCACGCTCCAGCGTGCTCTGGGCACACGTGCTCACCTCGGTGGCCGCGAATCTTGCCTCGATAGTGATCGTGACTGGGGTGGCGCTGCTGATGGGTTTCCGCACCGGGGCATCGGTGGGCGCCTGGCTCGCCGTTGCCGGCGTCCTGATCCTGTTCACGGTGGCGTTGACCTGGGTCGCCGTGATCGCCGGACTCTCCGCGAAGACTGTCGACGGTGCGAGTGCGTTCAGCTATCCGCTCATCTTCCTGCCGTTCATCAGCTCGGCGTTCGTCCCCACTGCGTCGATGCCGGGGCCGGTGGCCTGGTTCGCCGAGCACCAGCCCGTCACGGCCATCGTGAACACGCTCCGTGCGTTGTTCACCCAACAGCCGGTGGGGAACGAGATCTGGATCGCCCTCGCCTGGCTCGTCGGGATCCTCGTCGTCGCCTACACCGCTGCGAACATGATCTACCGCGGGAAGATCAGCTAG